Proteins from a genomic interval of Nautilia sp. PV-1:
- the tmk gene encoding dTMP kinase, whose product MYIAIEGIDTAGKSTQIELLKQEYEKNIIFIKEPGFTKFGEKIRNIIFNDNISKKTELFLFLADRAETLETVIKPNLNKKIISDRSVISGIAYAMEFFDFNMLVNLNKFATDGIFPELVIILKLDKETLSFRLSQKNHDNIEKRGIEYLLNIQDNMVEACNRLEIPYLLLDASKPVDEINFRIKKVISEYMDID is encoded by the coding sequence ATGTATATAGCTATAGAAGGAATCGACACTGCCGGTAAATCTACGCAGATAGAACTGTTAAAACAAGAATATGAAAAAAACATCATTTTTATTAAAGAACCCGGGTTTACAAAATTCGGTGAAAAAATAAGAAATATAATTTTTAACGACAACATATCTAAAAAAACGGAACTGTTTTTATTCCTGGCAGACAGGGCAGAAACGTTAGAGACGGTAATTAAACCTAATTTAAATAAAAAAATTATAAGCGACAGAAGCGTAATAAGCGGTATTGCATATGCAATGGAGTTTTTTGATTTTAATATGCTAGTAAACCTTAATAAATTCGCTACAGACGGAATATTTCCGGAGCTTGTTATAATTTTAAAATTAGATAAAGAAACATTGTCGTTCAGACTTTCTCAAAAAAATCACGACAATATTGAGAAAAGAGGAATTGAATATCTGTTAAATATTCAGGACAACATGGTAGAAGCCTGCAACAGACTGGAAATTCCATATCTGCTGCTGGATGCTTCAAAACCGGTAGATGAGATCAATTTCAGGATAAAAAAGGTGATCAGTGAGTATATGGACATTGATTAA
- the coaD gene encoding pantetheine-phosphate adenylyltransferase: protein MYTKAIYPGTFDPVTNGHLDIIKRACKMFDKIIVAVADNKDKNTMYSLEKRVELMKKATADMPKIEVDSFNSLLVDFAKEKECKIIIRGLRAVSDFEYELQMGYANKSLDTEIDTIYLMPNLENAFISSSVVRSILKYNGDISHLIPKEIIKDL, encoded by the coding sequence AAACGGTCATTTGGATATTATAAAAAGAGCCTGTAAAATGTTTGATAAAATTATAGTCGCCGTTGCGGACAATAAAGACAAAAACACAATGTACTCTCTTGAAAAAAGAGTGGAACTTATGAAAAAAGCGACTGCCGATATGCCTAAAATAGAAGTAGACAGTTTTAATTCCCTGCTGGTAGATTTTGCAAAAGAAAAAGAGTGTAAAATAATTATAAGAGGCTTAAGGGCGGTAAGCGACTTTGAATATGAACTGCAAATGGGTTATGCCAACAAAAGTCTAGACACTGAAATTGACACTATATATCTTATGCCTAATCTTGAAAACGCTTTTATATCTTCCAGCGTTGTGAGAAGTATTTTAAAATATAACGGTGACATATCCCATCTCATACCTAAAGAAATTATTAAGGATTTATAA
- the cysE gene encoding serine O-acetyltransferase codes for MSIWTLIKKDFEAVKNRDPAFKNKVELLYAYPGVWALVNYRIANKIYKKGFKRFARFIMSINQFLTNMDIHPGANIGENVFIDHGIGVVIGETAIIGNNVTIYQGVTLGGVSLSPGKRHPTIEDDVTIGAGAKILGDITIGKGSKIGANSVVVKDVPPYSTVVGIPGKIIKRQDYSPLAHNKLPDIEKELFEYLMDRIKVLEEAITNNDKDIIEKDEEIEKKYRDYLEALKYK; via the coding sequence GTGAGTATATGGACATTGATTAAAAAGGATTTTGAAGCCGTCAAAAACAGAGACCCGGCTTTTAAAAACAAAGTAGAACTTTTATACGCATATCCGGGAGTATGGGCTCTTGTAAATTACAGAATTGCCAACAAAATATATAAAAAGGGCTTTAAAAGATTTGCCCGCTTTATTATGTCAATAAATCAGTTTTTGACAAATATGGATATACATCCCGGAGCAAATATAGGAGAAAATGTATTTATAGACCACGGAATCGGCGTTGTAATAGGAGAAACCGCCATTATCGGCAACAACGTAACGATTTATCAGGGTGTTACATTAGGAGGTGTAAGTCTTAGTCCCGGCAAAAGACACCCTACCATAGAAGATGACGTAACAATAGGAGCAGGCGCAAAAATACTCGGAGATATAACTATAGGAAAAGGCAGCAAAATAGGTGCTAACTCCGTTGTAGTAAAAGATGTACCCCCTTATTCAACCGTTGTAGGAATTCCTGGTAAAATAATAAAAAGACAGGATTATTCGCCTCTTGCGCATAATAAACTTCCCGATATAGAAAAAGAGCTTTTTGAATACTTAATGGACAGAATTAAGGTGCTTGAAGAAGCGATTACAAATAACGATAAAGACATTATAGAAAAAGATGAAGAAATAGAGAAAAAATACAGAGATTACCTTGAAGCGTTAAAATATAAATAA